Proteins found in one Nocardia brasiliensis ATCC 700358 genomic segment:
- a CDS encoding alpha/beta hydrolase: MLSRRGVRRWVSSVMVSVALVSGAATFGAPQVSAEPGDPQQPSTGSSDGPAPAPATTERPARPRIDRIEPIDDRWLRVFVASPAMSRTVEVQVLLPRDTSHPRPTVYMLDGREANPTTNNWTEKGHADKFFEDKDVNVVLTVGGPASFYTDWQQPDPVLGTNKWETFLTRELPPLIDAKFQGNGRNAVMGVSMGAEAAMMLAFRQPQLYTAVAAHSGCFSMGTDLGQAQARAVVATYKGEPDNMFGAQDDPAWLDHDVTLHAEALRGKTIYMSVGSGLPGVHDVPGEPDVDLPTAITFGGPLEAATNVCTRRLTDRLRGLDIPVTAHFRATGTHAWPYWADELVRSWPVISGALGV, translated from the coding sequence ATGCTGTCTCGGCGTGGGGTGCGGCGCTGGGTGTCCAGCGTCATGGTCAGCGTGGCACTGGTTTCGGGTGCCGCGACGTTCGGCGCTCCCCAGGTGTCGGCCGAACCCGGGGACCCCCAGCAGCCCAGTACCGGTTCTTCCGATGGCCCGGCTCCGGCCCCGGCCACGACGGAACGACCCGCCCGGCCACGGATCGACCGGATCGAGCCGATCGACGACCGGTGGCTGCGGGTGTTCGTCGCCTCCCCTGCCATGAGTCGCACCGTCGAAGTGCAGGTGCTGCTGCCGCGGGACACCTCGCACCCGCGGCCCACCGTCTACATGCTCGACGGTCGCGAGGCGAACCCGACCACCAACAACTGGACCGAAAAGGGTCACGCCGACAAGTTCTTCGAGGACAAAGACGTCAACGTGGTGCTCACCGTCGGCGGCCCCGCCAGCTTCTACACCGATTGGCAGCAACCGGATCCGGTGCTCGGCACCAACAAGTGGGAGACCTTCCTGACCCGGGAGCTGCCGCCGCTGATCGACGCGAAATTCCAAGGCAACGGACGCAATGCGGTGATGGGTGTCTCGATGGGCGCCGAGGCCGCCATGATGCTGGCGTTCCGGCAGCCGCAGCTGTACACGGCGGTCGCGGCGCACAGCGGCTGCTTCTCGATGGGCACCGATCTCGGTCAGGCCCAAGCCAGGGCGGTCGTCGCCACCTATAAAGGCGAGCCGGACAACATGTTCGGCGCGCAGGACGACCCCGCCTGGCTCGACCACGATGTCACGCTGCACGCGGAAGCGTTGCGCGGCAAGACGATCTACATGTCCGTGGGCAGCGGCCTGCCCGGCGTCCACGACGTGCCGGGCGAACCGGACGTCGACCTGCCCACCGCGATCACCTTCGGCGGTCCGCTGGAGGCGGCGACCAACGTCTGCACCCGCCGCCTCACCGATCGGCTGCGCGGCCTCGACATCCCGGTGACCGCGCATTTC
- a CDS encoding nitric oxide synthase oxygenase: MKRRLRECDEFFRMPELAHLPAQRRRTVLHHLEQTGCYLQTAEEILIGAKLAWRNHARCVGRKHWRSLKLLDARQVRSARDLAEVCWEHLRVATNGGAIQSMITVGPPRQADGREFRIVSPQLIRYAGYRNGDGTVTGDAANITLTEFARKLGWRGARTPFDILPLLISTPDEPIRWFDVPPELAREVELEHPEFEWFAGLGLRWHAVPAVSNMNLEIGGVTYPFAPFNGWYLGAEIGARNLSDTTRYNMLPLIAEMMCLDTRSERTLWRDLALVELNRAVLYSFRKAGVYLVDHHTVAKQFCDHVEREKSAGRACPTDWSWINPPLSSGLTPTFHRYYDPPDLDIRPNFVRRDFSGEA; encoded by the coding sequence CTGAAGCGCAGACTCCGTGAGTGCGATGAATTCTTCCGCATGCCCGAGCTGGCGCACCTACCGGCACAGCGCCGCCGCACCGTGCTGCACCACCTGGAACAGACCGGTTGCTATCTGCAAACCGCCGAGGAAATCCTGATCGGAGCCAAGCTCGCGTGGCGTAACCACGCCCGTTGCGTCGGCCGAAAGCATTGGCGCTCACTGAAATTGCTCGACGCCCGGCAGGTGCGTTCGGCGCGCGATCTGGCCGAGGTCTGCTGGGAGCACCTGCGGGTCGCCACCAACGGCGGTGCCATTCAGTCGATGATCACCGTCGGCCCACCGCGTCAGGCCGACGGGCGGGAGTTCCGCATCGTCAGCCCGCAGCTCATCCGGTACGCGGGGTACCGCAACGGCGACGGCACGGTCACCGGTGACGCCGCCAACATCACGCTCACCGAATTCGCGAGGAAACTCGGGTGGCGCGGCGCGAGAACGCCTTTCGACATTCTGCCACTGCTGATCAGCACGCCCGACGAGCCGATCCGCTGGTTCGACGTTCCGCCCGAACTGGCGCGCGAGGTCGAGCTGGAGCACCCGGAGTTCGAGTGGTTCGCCGGCCTCGGCCTGCGCTGGCACGCGGTCCCCGCCGTCTCCAACATGAACCTCGAAATCGGCGGTGTCACCTATCCGTTCGCCCCGTTCAACGGCTGGTACCTGGGCGCGGAGATCGGCGCGCGCAACCTCAGCGACACCACGCGGTACAACATGCTGCCGCTCATCGCCGAAATGATGTGCCTGGACACCAGATCCGAGCGCACCCTGTGGCGCGACCTGGCCCTGGTCGAGCTCAACCGCGCGGTCCTCTACAGCTTCCGTAAGGCGGGCGTGTACCTGGTCGACCATCACACGGTGGCGAAACAGTTCTGCGACCACGTCGAACGGGAAAAGTCCGCGGGCCGCGCCTGTCCCACCGACTGGAGTTGGATCAACCCGCCCCTGTCTTCCGGCCTGACTCCGACGTTCCACCGCTATTACGACCCACCCGATCTCGACATCCGCCCCAATTTCGTCCGCCGCGACTTCAGCGGGGAAGCGTGA
- a CDS encoding DoxX family protein translates to MHAAYVIVTILAAAWVGFSAASIFFRAAWVVDPLVQYGVPQTWWTWLGVAKAAGAVGLVAGLFFPVIGIAATIGIVLYFGGAVITNIKARAYAHIPFPLMYMIPALIAAGLGAAV, encoded by the coding sequence ATGCATGCCGCTTATGTCATCGTCACGATTCTGGCCGCCGCCTGGGTGGGCTTCTCGGCCGCGTCGATCTTCTTTCGTGCCGCCTGGGTGGTGGACCCGCTGGTGCAGTACGGGGTGCCGCAGACCTGGTGGACGTGGTTGGGTGTCGCCAAAGCGGCTGGCGCCGTAGGACTTGTCGCCGGATTGTTCTTTCCTGTGATCGGCATCGCCGCTACTATCGGGATCGTGCTCTACTTCGGTGGAGCGGTGATCACCAACATCAAAGCCCGCGCCTACGCGCACATTCCGTTCCCGCTGATGTACATGATCCCCGCGCTGATCGCCGCAGGTTTGGGAGCCGCCGTCTGA
- a CDS encoding Gfo/Idh/MocA family protein, which translates to MVNNSRIRLGIIGLGVMGTEMLEVAHRHPEFDVVAAADPDAAAVERVRAQYPDLAVGHDPEALVRDDRLAAIYIAAPPNTHASYAISAMNAGKAVFSEKPLAARLADGADMVRVAAETGAVNALNFTLSDRAAAVAVMRAVHDGEAGEIVAVDMRFTFPEWPRAFQRDARWVAGREQGGLLREVGSHFLFLTDRLLGPLTPAHTRIAYGADAELSAHGLYTAGAVPVTITGLVAAAPETYEWILYGTKRSYRITDWSHLEVSTGTAWQERPLDGPRGTEHTRLTAFAAAIRGEASTLADFAAGLRVQEAVEHFHRA; encoded by the coding sequence ATGGTCAACAATTCCCGCATCCGCCTGGGCATCATCGGTCTCGGCGTGATGGGCACCGAGATGCTCGAAGTGGCGCACCGGCATCCGGAGTTCGACGTCGTCGCGGCGGCCGATCCCGACGCGGCGGCGGTCGAACGGGTCCGCGCGCAGTATCCCGATCTCGCGGTCGGACATGATCCCGAGGCGCTGGTTCGAGATGACCGACTGGCCGCGATCTACATCGCGGCCCCGCCGAATACGCATGCGTCCTATGCGATCTCGGCTATGAACGCCGGCAAGGCGGTGTTCTCGGAGAAGCCGCTCGCGGCGCGGCTCGCCGACGGCGCGGATATGGTGCGGGTCGCGGCGGAAACCGGTGCGGTGAACGCGCTCAATTTCACGCTGTCCGATCGCGCGGCGGCCGTCGCGGTGATGCGAGCCGTGCACGACGGCGAAGCGGGTGAAATCGTCGCTGTGGACATGCGTTTCACGTTCCCGGAATGGCCGCGCGCCTTCCAGCGCGACGCCCGCTGGGTCGCGGGTCGCGAACAGGGCGGACTACTGCGCGAGGTCGGTTCGCACTTTCTCTTCCTGACCGACCGGCTGCTGGGCCCGCTGACGCCGGCGCATACCCGAATCGCCTACGGCGCGGACGCCGAACTCAGCGCGCACGGGCTGTACACCGCGGGCGCGGTACCGGTCACGATCACCGGGTTGGTAGCGGCCGCACCGGAAACGTACGAGTGGATCCTCTACGGCACCAAGCGTTCCTATCGGATCACGGACTGGTCCCACCTCGAGGTCAGTACCGGCACCGCTTGGCAGGAGCGTCCGCTCGACGGTCCACGCGGCACCGAGCACACGCGGCTGACCGCGTTCGCCGCCGCCATCCGCGGCGAAGCCTCGACCCTCGCGGACTTCGCGGCGGGACTGCGCGTGCAGGAAGCGGTGGAACACTTCCATCGAGCGTGA
- a CDS encoding maleylpyruvate isomerase family mycothiol-dependent enzyme, which produces MTSDAERSPVPLDVLAEATDRLLDTIRKLSDDDLTGPSLLPGWTRGHVLAHLARNADSVLNLLLWAHTGVEIPQYASMFLRDFDIEAGAPRPLDAQLADNEAAAKRWAAVANSLTEGAWHAEVRTRQGRPIPATEVRWMRLQEVEIHHVDLNAGFSPADWPASFVARILAQATVDMNRLTAAATTPTPTFEIRSTDTDFVGLVGTGTVSSTVTGTAAALAAWLLGRSAGDELTGELPTLPDWK; this is translated from the coding sequence GTGACCAGCGACGCTGAGCGATCCCCAGTTCCACTCGACGTACTCGCCGAGGCGACCGACCGTCTCCTCGACACCATCCGCAAGCTGAGCGACGACGACCTGACCGGTCCGTCGCTGCTGCCCGGCTGGACCCGCGGCCATGTGCTCGCCCATCTCGCCCGCAATGCCGACAGCGTGCTCAACCTGCTGCTGTGGGCGCACACCGGGGTGGAGATCCCGCAGTACGCCAGCATGTTCCTGCGCGACTTCGATATCGAGGCCGGCGCGCCGCGACCGCTGGACGCACAGCTCGCCGACAACGAGGCCGCGGCGAAACGCTGGGCGGCGGTAGCGAATTCACTGACCGAGGGGGCCTGGCACGCGGAAGTCCGTACCCGGCAAGGCCGTCCGATTCCGGCCACCGAGGTGCGCTGGATGCGCCTGCAAGAGGTGGAGATTCACCACGTCGACCTCAATGCCGGGTTCTCGCCCGCCGATTGGCCCGCATCGTTCGTCGCGCGCATTCTGGCGCAGGCCACGGTCGACATGAACCGGCTCACCGCCGCGGCGACCACACCCACGCCCACCTTCGAGATCCGCTCCACCGACACCGACTTCGTCGGCTTGGTCGGCACCGGCACTGTGTCGAGCACCGTCACCGGCACTGCCGCCGCGCTGGCCGCCTGGCTGCTCGGCCGCTCCGCCGGCGACGAGCTGACCGGCGAACTGCCGACCCTGCCGGACTGGAAGTAG
- a CDS encoding RidA family protein — protein MTARVNIASGSEFEDLVGYSRAVRIGDTVAVSGTTASVTGGTAVGGDDIGEQTREVLRRIATALTEAGASLSDVVRTRIFVTDISRWAEVGKVHAEVFGEIRPATSMYEISALITPALLVEIEADAIIGG, from the coding sequence ATGACTGCTCGCGTGAACATCGCCTCCGGCTCCGAATTCGAAGATCTCGTCGGCTACAGCCGCGCCGTCCGGATCGGCGACACCGTCGCGGTGAGTGGCACCACGGCCTCGGTCACCGGCGGCACCGCGGTCGGCGGCGACGATATCGGCGAACAGACGCGCGAGGTGCTGCGCCGCATCGCCACCGCCCTCACCGAGGCCGGGGCGAGCCTGTCCGATGTGGTGCGCACCCGCATCTTCGTCACCGATATCTCCCGCTGGGCCGAGGTCGGCAAGGTGCACGCCGAGGTGTTCGGCGAGATCCGCCCCGCCACCTCGATGTACGAGATCAGCGCGCTGATCACACCCGCACTGCTGGTCGAGATCGAAGCGGACGCGATCATCGGCGGGTAG
- a CDS encoding esterase-like activity of phytase family protein, which translates to MKDRSRPRVTAVAVLCAGVLAASCSSSDGGVDFTATAGQPLVISLDDLLAKTGGSAAVGLADPAHGTLSRRVDGALVYTPNPGYTGDDTFEVTTTDAVRLYTTDIPALGEFGGTTVQGSGFGSAWTPVPGSTDEFYGLTDRGPNVDGPGKNEKLSPTPAFVPKIGRFKLVGTRAVLQSTIELHTKAGVPFNGQVDVAASTGETIKDLAGNVLPPTDHGLDPEGLVALPDGTFWVSDEYGPFLVHFDAKGAEIERLAPGAGLPKELSLRTPNQGMEGLTVTPDGSTLVGLMQSALNTPGLSGSAKDVPLTRIVTVDLKTKALKEFVVPLENPKSTKVADSEITALSATTFLIDERDGNLAPKGDKKLWTVDIAAATDVGPDAKVPGAQYDPERGLQVDGKSLEALVGSVTTAEGVAALTKVGITPAAKPKNLDLGALVKELDANGKFFGHDKIEGVATTDGGKTLYIANDSDFGLAASTGEQPPFGLKPKTLPNGVQDSGEILFVDTTKLPAKTGTHTVKVTVK; encoded by the coding sequence GTGAAAGATCGATCTCGTCCTCGCGTCACCGCCGTTGCCGTCCTCTGTGCCGGTGTGCTGGCCGCAAGCTGCTCCAGTTCCGACGGCGGAGTGGATTTCACCGCCACCGCCGGGCAGCCGCTGGTGATCTCGCTGGATGACCTGCTCGCCAAGACGGGCGGCAGTGCCGCCGTCGGACTCGCCGACCCGGCGCACGGCACACTGAGCCGTCGCGTCGACGGTGCGCTCGTGTACACGCCGAACCCCGGCTACACCGGCGACGACACGTTCGAGGTGACCACCACGGACGCGGTTCGCCTGTACACCACCGACATTCCGGCGCTCGGCGAGTTCGGCGGAACGACGGTGCAGGGCAGCGGGTTCGGCTCGGCGTGGACGCCGGTACCGGGCAGCACGGACGAGTTCTACGGACTGACCGACCGGGGGCCGAATGTGGACGGTCCCGGCAAGAACGAGAAACTCTCGCCGACACCGGCTTTCGTGCCGAAGATCGGCCGATTCAAGTTGGTGGGCACCCGTGCGGTGCTGCAATCCACGATCGAGCTGCACACCAAGGCCGGCGTCCCGTTCAACGGTCAGGTCGATGTGGCCGCGAGCACCGGCGAGACGATCAAGGATCTCGCCGGAAACGTCTTGCCGCCCACCGATCACGGCCTCGATCCGGAAGGTTTGGTCGCCCTGCCCGACGGCACCTTCTGGGTGTCCGACGAATACGGCCCGTTCCTGGTGCATTTCGATGCCAAGGGCGCTGAGATCGAACGCCTCGCCCCGGGTGCCGGGCTGCCCAAGGAACTTTCGCTGCGCACGCCGAACCAGGGCATGGAGGGCCTGACGGTCACCCCCGACGGCAGCACCCTCGTCGGCCTGATGCAGAGCGCGCTCAACACCCCCGGCCTCAGTGGCTCCGCGAAAGACGTTCCGCTGACCCGCATCGTCACCGTCGACCTGAAGACGAAGGCGCTGAAGGAATTCGTGGTCCCGCTGGAGAACCCGAAGAGCACCAAGGTCGCCGACTCGGAGATCACCGCACTCAGTGCCACCACGTTCCTGATCGATGAGCGCGACGGGAATCTGGCGCCCAAGGGGGACAAGAAGCTGTGGACGGTCGACATCGCCGCCGCGACCGATGTCGGTCCGGACGCGAAAGTGCCCGGCGCGCAGTATGACCCGGAACGCGGCTTGCAGGTCGACGGCAAATCGCTGGAGGCGCTGGTCGGTTCGGTCACCACCGCGGAGGGCGTCGCGGCGCTCACCAAGGTCGGAATCACGCCGGCGGCCAAGCCGAAGAATCTCGATCTAGGCGCCCTGGTGAAAGAACTCGACGCGAACGGAAAGTTCTTCGGCCACGACAAGATCGAGGGCGTCGCCACCACGGACGGTGGCAAGACGCTCTACATCGCCAACGACAGCGACTTCGGCCTGGCCGCGAGCACCGGCGAGCAGCCGCCCTTCGGGCTGAAGCCGAAGACGCTGCCGAACGGCGTGCAGGACAGCGGGGAGATTCTCTTCGTCGACACCACCAAGCTGCCGGCGAAGACCGGTACACACACGGTCAAGGTGACGGTGAAGTAG
- a CDS encoding DUF998 domain-containing protein, producing MTGSRKIAERRVRVASLVIAAAILIAGLCYSSWVLEFFLKLDIDPVNSFLSELDAEGKPYRQVFATADKIVGALLIPAAIGGLLLFPRRRLTTVGWVALFCFGAATIADVLLPLRDCAKGDTTCGGGGSELFPQLHQPHALSSTIAVTSIAIATFAFSLAAFRYHRWRILREFGLVVLVLGSAATVWMLVADNLPGNYALGIAQRIQVSSMSLWLITLAAAVILEGRERTDPDPDGATSPSP from the coding sequence GTGACTGGTAGCCGGAAGATCGCCGAACGGCGCGTGCGGGTGGCGTCCTTGGTGATCGCGGCGGCCATCCTGATCGCGGGACTCTGCTATTCGTCCTGGGTGCTCGAGTTCTTCCTGAAGCTCGATATCGACCCGGTCAACTCGTTCCTCAGCGAACTGGACGCCGAAGGCAAGCCCTACCGGCAGGTGTTCGCGACCGCCGACAAGATCGTGGGCGCACTGCTGATCCCCGCCGCGATCGGCGGTCTGCTGCTGTTCCCGCGGCGCCGGCTCACCACGGTGGGCTGGGTCGCCCTGTTCTGTTTCGGCGCCGCCACCATTGCCGATGTGCTGCTGCCCTTGCGCGACTGCGCGAAGGGCGACACCACGTGCGGCGGTGGCGGCAGCGAGTTGTTCCCGCAGCTGCACCAGCCGCATGCGCTGTCCAGCACCATCGCGGTGACGTCGATCGCGATCGCCACGTTCGCGTTCAGCTTGGCCGCTTTCCGCTACCACCGCTGGCGGATCCTGCGCGAGTTCGGCCTCGTTGTTCTCGTGCTCGGATCGGCGGCCACCGTGTGGATGCTGGTTGCCGACAACTTGCCTGGCAACTATGCCCTGGGCATCGCTCAGCGCATCCAGGTCAGCTCGATGTCACTGTGGCTGATCACGCTGGCCGCCGCGGTGATCTTGGAGGGCCGGGAAAGGACCGACCCGGACCCCGACGGAGCTACTTCACCGTCACCTTGA
- a CDS encoding very short patch repair endonuclease, translating to MRAGRPTTDAATSARMARQRRSGTKPELALRKELHRRGLRYFVDRAPIRGQRRRADLVFPRLRVAVYVDGCFWHRCPQHATDPRNNGEWWAAKLAGNVARDRATDTALTEAGWQVIRVWEHEDAVAAADRVQAALRS from the coding sequence GTGCGCGCGGGGCGTCCGACTACGGATGCGGCGACGAGTGCGCGGATGGCGCGGCAGCGGCGGAGCGGGACCAAGCCGGAATTGGCGCTGCGCAAGGAATTACATCGGCGGGGGCTGCGGTACTTCGTCGATCGCGCGCCGATCCGCGGGCAGCGGCGGCGAGCCGACCTGGTGTTCCCACGCCTGCGCGTAGCGGTCTACGTCGACGGCTGTTTCTGGCATCGGTGCCCGCAGCACGCCACCGATCCCCGCAACAACGGCGAGTGGTGGGCCGCGAAGCTGGCCGGGAACGTAGCGCGCGATCGCGCGACGGACACAGCGCTGACCGAAGCGGGCTGGCAGGTCATCCGCGTGTGGGAACACGAGGACGCGGTCGCCGCCGCAGACCGGGTCCAAGCGGCCCTGCGCAGCTGA